A genome region from Bacillaceae bacterium IKA-2 includes the following:
- the spoVAC gene encoding stage V sporulation protein AC, producing the protein MSDQKKKNLTPVQQQYQTLASRHEIKRPILKNCIKAFLVGGFICFIGQFVQTFYVHFFEFSERSAGNPTVATMVFIAVLLTGFGVYDRIGQFAGAGTAVPVTGFANSIAAAAIEHRTEGYVLGVGGNMFKLAGSVIVFGTFAAFVIAIIKTILIQWGGL; encoded by the coding sequence GTGTCTGACCAAAAAAAGAAAAATTTAACTCCTGTTCAACAACAATATCAGACGTTAGCTAGTAGGCATGAAATTAAAAGACCAATTTTAAAAAACTGTATAAAGGCGTTTCTAGTCGGTGGGTTTATTTGTTTTATTGGTCAATTTGTTCAAACGTTCTATGTACATTTTTTTGAGTTTAGCGAGCGCTCTGCAGGAAATCCAACTGTGGCAACGATGGTTTTTATTGCCGTATTATTAACGGGGTTTGGTGTGTATGATCGTATTGGTCAATTTGCAGGGGCAGGTACGGCGGTTCCGGTTACAGGTTTTGCTAACTCAATTGCAGCAGCAGCGATTGAGCACCGAACTGAAGGGTATGTTCTTGGGGTAGGTGGAAATATGTTTAAACTTGCAGGGTCCGTTATTGTATTTGGAACGTTTGCTGCTTTCGTGATCGCAATTATTAAGACAATTCTCATTCAGTGGGGTGGACTTTAA
- a CDS encoding YhcN/YlaJ family sporulation lipoprotein has translation MKHHYRLILIISLMITGCNIGGQGEEVRPLLIGANKIIDQTKADAAKQVVLSMDEVVEVKAVNFENNIYIFAKVKQFDRFFLERIRNEAHDKVKKRVPDVIVHVSTDKKVFLELEKLERKINNDEIDKKTIEKDIKKIEDFMKG, from the coding sequence ATGAAACATCACTATCGTTTAATTTTGATTATTAGTTTAATGATTACTGGTTGTAATATTGGTGGACAAGGAGAAGAAGTAAGGCCTTTATTAATTGGTGCGAATAAAATTATTGATCAAACCAAAGCTGATGCTGCGAAGCAGGTAGTTTTATCAATGGATGAAGTAGTTGAAGTAAAAGCTGTCAATTTCGAGAATAATATTTATATTTTTGCAAAAGTAAAACAATTTGATCGATTTTTTTTAGAGAGAATTAGGAATGAAGCACATGATAAAGTGAAGAAACGAGTCCCAGATGTTATTGTCCATGTTTCGACGGATAAAAAAGTCTTTTTAGAGTTAGAAAAGTTGGAAAGAAAAATAAACAATGATGAAATTGATAAAAAAACGATTGAAAAGGATATTAAAAAGATTGAGGACTTTATGAAGGGCTAA
- a CDS encoding superoxide dismutase: protein MEKNQLNYYYQDLLDWTKNFQKILETDSEARADNQLLLKLGQFKEGLEDAAGEQPSAEKLKRLSQEAETLYREFNPNDTFVAESELVVNRKEGQLKRVPIGGHNLPTLPYDYDALEPFIDEEIMRLHHSEHHKSYVEGLNKAEKEMEKARQKNDYSLIKHWEREAAFNGAGHYLHTIFWNVMSPKGGGEPRGVLREQIELDFGSYDKFKSHFSEAAKNVEAVGWTILVWAPRAGRMEILQAEKHQNLSQWDVVPILPIDVWEHAYYLQYKNQRELYVDNWWNIVNWEHASKRFEQAKQLQW, encoded by the coding sequence ATGGAAAAAAATCAACTTAATTATTATTATCAAGACTTATTGGACTGGACAAAAAACTTTCAAAAAATCTTGGAAACGGATTCTGAAGCAAGAGCAGATAACCAGCTACTATTGAAATTAGGACAGTTTAAAGAAGGTTTAGAAGATGCAGCTGGCGAACAGCCTTCCGCTGAAAAATTAAAACGCTTATCTCAAGAAGCGGAAACGTTGTATCGCGAATTTAATCCAAATGACACATTCGTTGCGGAAAGTGAACTTGTTGTCAATCGAAAAGAAGGACAGCTGAAAAGAGTCCCTATTGGTGGACACAATCTACCAACTTTACCATACGATTATGACGCCCTTGAACCTTTCATTGACGAAGAAATCATGAGATTACATCATTCTGAACATCATAAAAGTTATGTAGAAGGCTTGAATAAAGCAGAAAAAGAAATGGAAAAGGCAAGACAAAAAAATGATTATAGCTTAATAAAGCATTGGGAAAGAGAAGCCGCTTTTAACGGTGCTGGTCATTATTTACACACGATATTTTGGAATGTCATGAGTCCAAAAGGTGGCGGCGAGCCTAGGGGAGTATTAAGAGAGCAAATCGAACTTGATTTTGGTAGCTATGATAAGTTTAAATCCCATTTTTCTGAAGCGGCTAAAAATGTTGAAGCCGTTGGCTGGACAATATTAGTTTGGGCACCAAGGGCAGGACGTATGGAGATATTACAAGCTGAAAAACATCAAAATTTAAGTCAGTGGGATGTTGTTCCAATTTTACCTATCGATGTTTGGGAGCATGCCTATTACTTGCAATATAAAAATCAACGTGAACTGTATGTAGACAACTGGTGGAACATAGTTAATTGGGAGCATGCAAGTAAGCGTTTCGAGCAAGCTAAACAATTGCAATGGTAG
- a CDS encoding DUF3907 family protein: MMSNSLVKEQIILAHETLNKISVIVSKFLDETTVTNLNLEKKEEKEGYYGELLISLRRISVFCDEGKNSCEVILNGKTFRKAAAEKTLHWIFYSCVEEFYNPRIENWYEDSRAAYTGKNAIKYAYSVPESLKEMVASIERPFQTLREELEYYETDYQTKVIQTK; the protein is encoded by the coding sequence ATGATGAGTAATAGCCTTGTTAAAGAACAAATTATATTAGCGCACGAAACGCTTAACAAAATTAGCGTGATTGTGAGCAAATTTCTTGATGAGACGACAGTTACAAATTTGAATTTAGAAAAAAAAGAGGAAAAAGAAGGTTATTATGGAGAATTACTTATATCACTAAGAAGAATTAGCGTTTTTTGTGATGAGGGTAAAAATTCATGTGAAGTAATTTTAAATGGAAAAACATTTAGAAAAGCTGCTGCTGAAAAAACATTACATTGGATTTTCTATAGTTGTGTTGAGGAATTCTATAACCCAAGAATTGAAAATTGGTATGAAGATAGCCGGGCTGCATACACAGGGAAAAATGCGATTAAATATGCTTACTCGGTTCCTGAGTCGTTAAAAGAAATGGTAGCAAGTATTGAAAGACCTTTTCAAACGCTTAGGGAAGAGCTAGAATATTACGAAACTGATTATCAAACGAAGGTCATTCAGACGAAATAA
- a CDS encoding 4Fe-4S dicluster domain-containing protein, protein MSETNISRRTFLKRSAVAGAAASVITVKTNPVFADIEEPKSGLIGSIIDLTKCDGCADYDTPLCVTGCRDKNEHRFPQPEKPIKDYWPRKHHEDWSDKQHVTNRLTPYNWTYVEKVQVNHNGELHDVAVPRRCMHCMDAPCQNLCPFGVINKSEHGAVIIDEEFCFGGAKCRSACPWEIPQRQAGVGLYLKIAPDLAGGGVMYKCDMCADLLEKGQKPACETSCPKDAIQFGPIEEMREMAKARAAEIGGGYVYGDAENGGTLTFYVSAIPFEAINEAIASKKQDQEDVGPGRPQMEPNIDNILNSTKGYMLATLVAPVAGIATAGITAYKIMKGKKDQRQEGDEIE, encoded by the coding sequence ATGTCTGAAACTAACATAAGTAGAAGAACATTTTTAAAACGGTCGGCGGTTGCCGGTGCGGCAGCTAGTGTCATTACAGTAAAAACAAATCCAGTCTTTGCAGATATTGAAGAACCTAAAAGTGGACTTATCGGTTCAATTATTGATTTAACGAAGTGTGATGGGTGTGCTGATTACGATACACCACTTTGCGTAACAGGCTGTCGTGATAAAAACGAGCATCGTTTTCCACAGCCAGAAAAACCAATTAAAGATTATTGGCCACGTAAACATCATGAAGACTGGTCTGATAAGCAACATGTAACAAATAGATTGACACCTTATAATTGGACGTATGTCGAAAAAGTTCAAGTAAATCACAATGGAGAACTGCATGATGTGGCAGTGCCAAGGCGTTGCATGCACTGTATGGACGCGCCTTGCCAAAACCTTTGTCCATTTGGAGTTATTAATAAATCGGAACATGGTGCAGTAATAATTGATGAAGAATTTTGCTTTGGGGGAGCAAAATGCCGCTCAGCCTGTCCATGGGAAATTCCACAGCGACAAGCTGGAGTAGGATTGTATTTAAAGATTGCCCCAGATTTAGCTGGTGGCGGAGTAATGTATAAGTGTGACATGTGTGCTGATCTTTTAGAAAAAGGACAAAAACCCGCTTGTGAAACGTCATGTCCAAAAGATGCAATTCAGTTTGGACCAATTGAAGAAATGCGAGAAATGGCTAAAGCACGTGCTGCAGAAATAGGTGGAGGCTATGTTTATGGGGACGCTGAAAATGGTGGGACACTAACTTTTTATGTATCAGCAATTCCTTTTGAAGCGATAAATGAAGCAATCGCTTCAAAAAAACAAGATCAAGAGGACGTAGGGCCTGGACGACCACAAATGGAGCCGAATATTGATAATATTCTCAATTCAACAAAAGGTTATATGCTGGCAACTTTAGTAGCTCCTGTTGCAGGAATTGCAACGGCGGGAATAACTGCCTATAAGATCATGAAAGGTAAAAAAGATCAAAGGCAGGAGGGCGATGAAATTGAGTAA
- the spoVAD gene encoding stage V sporulation protein AD, whose protein sequence is MKAGHRTWVFENKPKIISTGTVVGPFEGKGKLSNDFDLIHADLWLGQDSYEKAQRIMFEEACTKAIEKAGLKKEAIELILAGDLVNQITPTSFASRTLGAPYIGLFGACSTSMEGLALAALIVNGGFGKYVLAGTGSHNTATEKQFRYPTEYGGQKPPTAQWTVTGAGAALLSSEGEGPIVTSATLGRVIDMGMTDPFNMGGAMAPAAVDTIEAHLRDLNIDSSYYDYIFTGDLGKIGRDIAIDLLKKHQISIKKEKFQDCGLLIYKEDQPVMAGGSGCGCSATVTYGHLLNRMKKGEIKRMLVVATGALLSPLSFQQKETIPCIAHAVAIEAGGVW, encoded by the coding sequence ATGAAAGCAGGTCATCGAACATGGGTTTTTGAGAATAAACCAAAGATTATTTCAACTGGAACAGTAGTCGGTCCTTTTGAAGGAAAAGGCAAGTTAAGTAATGATTTTGATTTGATTCACGCTGACCTTTGGCTCGGTCAAGATTCGTATGAGAAAGCTCAAAGGATTATGTTTGAAGAAGCATGTACAAAAGCTATTGAAAAAGCGGGCTTAAAAAAAGAAGCAATTGAACTGATTTTAGCAGGCGATTTAGTCAATCAAATTACCCCGACTAGCTTTGCATCCAGAACTCTCGGGGCTCCCTATATAGGTCTGTTTGGAGCTTGCTCGACATCAATGGAAGGCTTAGCATTAGCAGCACTAATCGTTAATGGTGGTTTTGGAAAGTATGTTCTTGCAGGGACAGGAAGCCATAATACGGCAACGGAAAAACAATTTCGCTATCCAACGGAATATGGCGGTCAAAAACCTCCCACCGCACAATGGACAGTAACCGGAGCGGGAGCTGCACTCCTAAGTTCTGAAGGAGAAGGTCCTATTGTCACATCTGCAACTTTGGGTAGGGTTATCGATATGGGGATGACGGACCCTTTTAATATGGGTGGAGCGATGGCCCCAGCAGCTGTTGATACAATTGAAGCTCACTTAAGAGATCTTAATATTGATTCGTCTTATTACGATTATATTTTTACTGGTGATTTAGGCAAAATAGGTCGAGACATTGCAATTGACTTGCTGAAAAAGCACCAAATATCTATTAAGAAAGAAAAATTTCAAGATTGCGGCTTACTCATTTATAAAGAAGATCAACCAGTCATGGCGGGGGGAAGTGGCTGCGGATGTTCAGCGACCGTAACGTATGGCCATTTATTGAATCGGATGAAAAAAGGCGAGATTAAACGGATGTTAGTTGTTGCAACGGGTGCCTTGCTTTCTCCTCTTTCGTTTCAGCAAAAAGAAACGATCCCATGTATCGCCCATGCGGTCGCTATTGAAGCAGGAGGTGTTTGGTGA
- the scpB gene encoding SMC-Scp complex subunit ScpB — protein MKAIIEGLLFVSGEDGIDEKQAADILQIERIWVKELLADLIEEYNHNQARGMQIVQLAGVYQLTTKQEHALYFKRLIHSPSSATLSQAALETLAIVAYKQPITRTEIEDIRGVKSERPLHTLVVKLLIKEVSRAEGTGRPIIYGTTKEFLDHFGLKSLQELPPLPEIDSETPFEEVDLFFEGLQEKLVNNKGSEKF, from the coding sequence ATGAAAGCAATTATTGAAGGGCTCCTTTTTGTTTCAGGTGAAGATGGAATAGATGAAAAACAAGCTGCAGATATACTGCAAATAGAGAGAATCTGGGTAAAAGAGCTCTTAGCTGATTTAATTGAAGAATATAATCATAATCAAGCTCGGGGCATGCAAATTGTCCAATTAGCTGGAGTATATCAACTAACAACAAAGCAAGAGCATGCGCTATATTTTAAAAGACTAATTCACTCTCCTAGTTCAGCAACGCTATCACAAGCTGCATTAGAAACACTTGCAATTGTAGCTTACAAGCAACCGATCACCAGAACTGAGATTGAAGACATTAGAGGCGTTAAATCTGAAAGACCTCTTCATACACTTGTAGTAAAGCTATTAATTAAAGAAGTTAGTAGAGCGGAAGGTACTGGACGCCCAATTATTTATGGAACAACGAAAGAATTTTTAGATCATTTTGGTTTAAAATCGCTACAAGAGCTTCCTCCTCTGCCAGAGATAGATTCAGAAACACCTTTTGAAGAAGTCGATTTATTTTTTGAAGGGTTACAGGAGAAACTAGTAAATAATAAAGGATCAGAAAAATTTTAG
- a CDS encoding DUF1657 domain-containing protein yields the protein MTVASQVKQTLAGLKSAQASFETFALQTENQNAKQMFQNCAQQTQMIVDTVEPRVQEIEQEEPQYKS from the coding sequence ATGACTGTTGCATCGCAAGTAAAACAAACATTAGCTGGTTTAAAGAGTGCTCAAGCAAGTTTTGAAACGTTTGCTCTGCAAACTGAAAATCAAAATGCAAAACAAATGTTTCAAAATTGTGCACAGCAAACGCAAATGATTGTCGACACAGTAGAACCAAGAGTGCAGGAAATTGAACAAGAAGAACCACAATATAAGAGCTAA
- a CDS encoding DUF421 domain-containing protein: MMPGWVEIVIRSVGAFIILFIASKLFLKKSIAHFSFFEATSMFVVGVILALGSFQLAIPVGYSITALITWLAIIGVVNYLSMKSVSFRNVIYGYSVPIIKDGKVLEDNMKKQRYTTDDLLKQLRSKNVFKVADVEFAVLESSGDINVLLKKENQPLTAKDMLVAVAPIKEPETIIMDGKVIDESLATLGYNRGWLESELDKQGIAIENVFLGQVDNFGELTVDLFDDKLKVPAPKERPMLYASIKKTQADLEIFALQTDNRKAKKIFTDSAVEMNQVLTRIEKFLR, translated from the coding sequence ATGATGCCTGGATGGGTAGAAATCGTAATTAGGTCAGTTGGGGCTTTTATTATTTTATTTATTGCTTCAAAGCTTTTTTTAAAAAAATCAATTGCTCATTTTTCATTTTTTGAAGCAACTTCAATGTTCGTTGTCGGTGTTATCTTGGCTCTAGGGTCTTTTCAACTTGCAATTCCAGTAGGATATTCGATAACTGCTCTTATCACATGGCTCGCCATTATTGGAGTCGTAAATTATCTTTCAATGAAAAGCGTTTCGTTTCGAAATGTCATTTATGGGTATAGTGTACCAATTATAAAAGACGGCAAAGTGTTAGAAGATAATATGAAAAAGCAACGTTATACAACGGATGACTTATTGAAACAATTAAGGTCAAAAAACGTTTTTAAAGTAGCGGATGTTGAATTTGCCGTACTAGAGTCAAGCGGTGATATAAATGTTTTACTTAAAAAAGAAAATCAGCCATTAACCGCAAAGGATATGCTCGTTGCAGTTGCGCCAATTAAAGAACCTGAAACGATCATTATGGATGGTAAAGTAATCGATGAAAGTTTAGCAACATTAGGGTATAATCGCGGTTGGCTTGAGAGTGAGTTAGACAAACAAGGCATTGCTATTGAAAATGTTTTTCTAGGTCAAGTAGACAATTTTGGCGAGCTTACTGTTGATTTATTTGATGATAAATTAAAAGTACCCGCACCAAAAGAAAGACCAATGTTATACGCCTCAATTAAAAAAACTCAGGCAGACTTAGAAATATTTGCCTTGCAAACAGATAACCGAAAAGCGAAAAAAATATTTACCGATAGCGCCGTTGAAATGAATCAAGTTTTAACTAGAATTGAAAAATTTTTACGGTGA
- a CDS encoding DUF1657 domain-containing protein — MTVGSQVKQCLAGLKSIEAGLNNFAIKSNDEEARLAFHETCLKTRKVIKEIEARVGEIEFQEPEYKGF; from the coding sequence ATGACAGTAGGTTCGCAAGTCAAACAATGCTTAGCTGGTTTAAAAAGCATTGAAGCAGGGTTAAATAATTTTGCAATTAAATCAAATGATGAAGAGGCACGTCTTGCTTTTCATGAGACTTGCTTGAAAACTAGAAAAGTAATTAAAGAAATTGAAGCTAGAGTCGGTGAAATTGAATTTCAAGAGCCAGAATATAAAGGCTTTTAA
- the spoVAE gene encoding stage V sporulation protein AE: MIFFWAFVVGGIICVIGQVMMDVMKLTPAHTMSSLVVIGAILDGIGFYEPLIDFAGAGATIPITSFGNALVHGAMAEAERTGLVGVITGIFEVTSAGISSAIIFGFMAALIFKPKGKGGSLR; this comes from the coding sequence ATGATCTTCTTTTGGGCGTTTGTAGTAGGTGGAATTATCTGTGTTATCGGTCAAGTGATGATGGATGTGATGAAATTAACTCCAGCACATACGATGAGTTCGCTAGTAGTAATAGGGGCTATTTTGGATGGAATCGGCTTTTATGAACCACTGATTGACTTTGCTGGTGCTGGTGCGACAATTCCGATTACATCATTTGGAAACGCTCTCGTTCATGGAGCGATGGCTGAGGCTGAGCGTACGGGGCTTGTAGGGGTCATTACCGGTATTTTTGAAGTAACAAGCGCGGGTATTTCATCAGCAATTATTTTTGGGTTTATGGCAGCGCTGATATTTAAACCTAAAGGAAAAGGAGGAAGTTTGCGATGA
- a CDS encoding cytochrome b/b6 domain-containing protein, which translates to MKLSKKTKLYRQPISNRIVHWVTAFSILMLIISGLGQMPLYGRYLLVQPWGTVWLTNYSTTLVVHYIFAIILIFVMFYHLTYHLMRKEFDIIPRKGDVKGSIEIIKCMVTKKEEPPSDKYLPEQRLAYLAFAIPIALVIVTGVIKVAKNVIGIQASNGVLYWTAQLHNLAMVLIIFAIVAHLGAFVVKANRKMLPGMFTGYVDKSYVEERHSIWYKRLKKKKEEKEKKAM; encoded by the coding sequence ATGAAATTGAGTAAAAAAACAAAACTTTACCGGCAGCCAATATCAAATCGAATTGTCCATTGGGTTACTGCTTTTTCAATCTTAATGTTGATTATAAGTGGTCTGGGACAAATGCCTCTTTACGGACGTTATTTGCTAGTTCAACCTTGGGGAACAGTATGGTTAACAAACTATAGCACAACGTTAGTGGTTCATTATATTTTTGCGATAATTTTAATATTTGTGATGTTTTATCATCTTACTTATCACCTAATGCGTAAGGAATTTGACATTATTCCTAGAAAAGGTGATGTAAAGGGATCGATTGAAATAATAAAGTGTATGGTTACTAAAAAAGAAGAGCCACCATCGGATAAATATTTACCAGAACAACGACTTGCGTATTTAGCATTTGCTATCCCGATTGCCCTTGTAATCGTAACTGGAGTTATTAAAGTTGCTAAAAATGTTATTGGTATTCAAGCTAGTAATGGGGTATTATACTGGACAGCTCAACTTCACAATTTGGCTATGGTGTTAATAATTTTTGCTATAGTAGCTCACCTAGGTGCGTTTGTAGTGAAAGCAAACCGTAAAATGTTGCCAGGGATGTTCACAGGTTATGTAGACAAAAGCTACGTTGAAGAAAGACATTCAATTTGGTATAAGCGCTTGAAGAAAAAGAAAGAAGAAAAAGAGAAAAAAGCAATGTAG
- a CDS encoding alkaline phosphatase family protein, which yields MKKYFVFFIFLLVISGCGDSSEYGDSIKGLEKNDKDPHKKVILVVIDSMTSSVNDGTIDKGTIPSLQFLIDNGHYYKNLVAPFPSMSVVIESTILTGRMADEHRIPGLNWYNVKEDRYIDYGTSIEKTIKLKPNQSIQDSLYHLNNTHLNKNVRTIHEDLHEKGYSSGSINWIVYRGPKTHSINFPPFLQEVLRLPEKMHTKGPDLLAFGQFVKPTALKETTLPDSVMRKLGLNDEYSVAAAKALIEKGEQPDLLTIYLPDFDRDAHEHSIHYLKGFERAENFFQEILNSYESWDQALEENIFIVFGDHNQDKLRENDVTLTIDLENLYEGFSVAPLGEKVSTYDLAFANNHRMTYVYAPNNYQALPELAEIAISDSRIALASWIDDQWIYVSSPDYQSHFRFRPGNTFVDQYDQGWDIEGDERVVSLKIKGDQLKYGEYPDVLNQLNSALRSQDIPSLILTAKPSYQFYSEGAPVHEGGGEHGGIHANDTLAALIIAGTDKKPKHLRMVDLKEYILELFE from the coding sequence ATGAAAAAGTATTTTGTTTTTTTCATATTTCTTTTAGTTATTTCTGGTTGTGGAGACTCATCTGAATATGGGGATTCAATTAAAGGTCTTGAAAAAAACGATAAAGACCCTCATAAAAAAGTAATTTTAGTTGTAATTGACTCTATGACTAGCTCTGTCAATGATGGGACAATAGACAAAGGTACAATCCCGTCATTACAGTTTTTAATTGATAACGGACACTATTATAAAAATCTAGTTGCTCCCTTTCCATCTATGTCAGTTGTAATTGAAAGTACGATTTTAACAGGTAGGATGGCTGATGAACACCGGATTCCCGGCTTAAATTGGTACAATGTCAAAGAAGATCGTTACATCGACTATGGAACTTCAATTGAAAAGACGATTAAACTTAAACCAAACCAATCTATTCAAGATTCTCTTTACCATTTAAATAATACTCACTTAAACAAGAATGTCCGAACTATTCATGAAGATCTGCATGAAAAAGGTTATTCTTCAGGATCAATTAATTGGATTGTTTATAGAGGACCAAAAACTCACTCCATTAACTTTCCACCGTTCTTGCAAGAAGTTTTACGATTACCAGAGAAAATGCATACGAAGGGACCAGATTTATTAGCATTTGGTCAATTTGTGAAACCTACAGCACTTAAAGAAACAACACTACCTGATTCTGTAATGAGAAAGTTAGGACTAAATGATGAATACTCCGTTGCCGCCGCAAAGGCTCTCATTGAAAAAGGTGAACAACCAGATTTATTAACAATATATTTACCTGACTTTGACCGAGACGCCCATGAACATAGTATTCATTATCTAAAAGGCTTTGAGCGTGCCGAAAACTTTTTCCAAGAAATTCTAAATAGTTATGAAAGCTGGGATCAAGCACTTGAGGAAAATATCTTTATTGTTTTTGGGGATCATAATCAAGACAAACTCCGTGAAAATGACGTTACACTAACGATTGACTTGGAAAATCTTTATGAAGGCTTTTCAGTAGCTCCTTTAGGCGAAAAAGTAAGCACTTATGATCTAGCTTTTGCCAACAATCATCGGATGACCTATGTATATGCACCTAACAACTATCAAGCCCTTCCTGAGTTAGCAGAGATCGCTATCAGTGATTCTAGGATTGCCCTAGCTAGCTGGATTGATGATCAATGGATTTATGTTTCATCTCCTGATTATCAATCACATTTCCGTTTTCGCCCTGGTAATACATTCGTCGATCAATATGATCAAGGCTGGGATATCGAGGGCGACGAACGGGTTGTATCGTTAAAAATTAAAGGAGATCAATTAAAATACGGTGAATATCCTGATGTTTTAAATCAATTAAATTCGGCCCTTCGAAGTCAGGATATTCCGTCATTAATTTTAACTGCAAAGCCAAGCTATCAATTTTATTCCGAAGGCGCACCTGTTCACGAAGGTGGTGGTGAGCATGGTGGCATTCATGCAAATGATACCCTTGCTGCGCTAATCATTGCTGGAACCGATAAAAAACCGAAACATTTAAGAATGGTCGATTTAAAAGAATATATTCTGGAGTTATTTGAGTAG
- a CDS encoding segregation/condensation protein A yields the protein MTQYNVKLDAFEGPLDLLLHLINKAEVDIYDIPVAEITDQYVNYIHTMQRFELDIASEYLVMAATLLALKSKMLLPKQEDDLFEDQQFLDEDDPREELITRLIEYRRYKEVAETLKDLEKERGLIFSKMPTDLSSYLDEAKREPQHINASLYDMLDAFSQLVKRKQLEIPKETKIHRDDFPLEKRMEDIINQLNQNNGKMSFLKLFKYRERGELIVTFLAVLELIKAKKVICQQEANFTDISVSRWEENPIVG from the coding sequence ATGACACAATATAATGTTAAACTAGACGCCTTTGAAGGTCCGCTAGACTTACTTTTGCATTTAATAAACAAAGCAGAAGTAGATATATATGATATACCGGTGGCAGAAATTACTGATCAATATGTTAATTATATACATACAATGCAAAGGTTTGAGCTAGATATAGCTAGTGAATATTTAGTCATGGCGGCTACCCTTTTGGCGCTAAAAAGTAAAATGCTCTTACCAAAGCAAGAAGATGATTTGTTTGAAGATCAACAATTTCTTGATGAGGATGACCCTAGAGAAGAATTAATTACTCGCTTAATTGAGTATCGTCGTTATAAGGAAGTTGCCGAAACTTTAAAAGATCTTGAAAAAGAACGGGGATTAATTTTTAGTAAAATGCCTACAGATCTTAGTTCCTATTTAGATGAAGCGAAAAGGGAACCGCAGCATATAAACGCAAGCTTATATGATATGCTTGATGCCTTTAGTCAATTAGTAAAAAGAAAACAGTTGGAAATACCGAAGGAGACGAAAATCCATCGTGATGATTTCCCTCTCGAAAAAAGAATGGAAGATATTATTAATCAGTTAAATCAAAACAATGGGAAAATGTCTTTTTTAAAACTGTTTAAATATCGTGAACGAGGAGAATTAATTGTCACATTTTTAGCGGTTTTAGAACTAATAAAAGCCAAAAAAGTTATTTGCCAACAAGAAGCTAACTTTACTGATATTTCGGTTTCTCGATGGGAGGAGAATCCAATTGTGGGATAA